One window of Sphingobacteriales bacterium genomic DNA carries:
- the mutL gene encoding DNA mismatch repair endonuclease MutL — MSDIIRLLPDSVANQIAAGEVVQRPASVVKELLENAIDAGASQIQLILKEAGKKLIQVTDNGIGMSETDARLCFERHATSKIKNASDLFAIRTMGFRGEAMASIAAVAQVELKTKQRGADLGTLVYIEASDLKIHEPCQFTEGTSIAVKNLFFNVPARRNFLKSDSIEYKYILDEFQRVALANPKIGFSLFHNGTEIYHLLPENLRKRVVSLFGPNFNERLVALELEADFIRIYGFIGKPDFARKTRGEQFFFVNERFIKSSYLNHAVMSAYEKLLPDQTYPFYLIFIDIEPNRIDVNVHPTKQEIKFDNEQVVYTFVKTTVSRALGMNNISPTLDFENEINPAIFNLQTNENPERALKNNLRTDNGYKNTEKKEVPGYQHNKKNIPANWEELYRTHTIDTEQNENISLLPENGNQQQNSQQSIILPGTDHANQELHEQVAPVQLHNTYVLSSIKSGFILIDQQAASERILYERYQKALSKEKPNHTQQLLFPQNIDLSRPDAELLKQILPDINTLGYDIAAFGPHNFVLRGIPSDTRQAGKEQQIIEQLLEQFKLHLSDLKTGNRDVLAFTMARSNSIKKGEKLPFEQLQMLVDQLFACEMPYFTPNGKPTLVRYSLEEVEKQFERKKS, encoded by the coding sequence ATGTCAGATATTATCAGACTTTTACCTGATTCGGTCGCCAATCAGATTGCTGCAGGCGAGGTAGTACAACGTCCTGCGTCAGTGGTTAAAGAGTTGCTCGAAAACGCCATTGATGCCGGAGCAAGCCAAATCCAGCTCATTTTAAAAGAGGCAGGTAAAAAGCTCATTCAGGTAACAGATAATGGAATTGGCATGTCAGAAACAGATGCCCGCCTTTGTTTTGAACGACATGCGACCTCTAAAATTAAAAACGCTTCCGATTTGTTTGCCATCCGAACCATGGGATTTAGAGGAGAGGCGATGGCTTCTATTGCTGCCGTAGCACAGGTTGAGCTAAAGACAAAACAGCGCGGAGCCGATTTAGGAACCTTGGTTTATATCGAAGCTTCTGATCTTAAAATCCACGAACCTTGCCAATTTACAGAAGGCACTTCTATTGCGGTGAAAAACCTGTTTTTTAATGTACCTGCACGGCGCAATTTTCTAAAATCAGATTCCATAGAATATAAATATATCCTGGATGAATTTCAGCGGGTAGCGCTTGCCAATCCAAAAATCGGATTTTCCTTGTTTCACAACGGAACCGAGATTTACCATCTTCTTCCTGAGAATCTTCGCAAGCGGGTAGTTTCGCTTTTTGGACCAAATTTTAACGAAAGGTTAGTTGCCCTTGAACTCGAAGCCGATTTTATCCGCATTTACGGGTTTATCGGCAAACCCGATTTTGCGCGGAAAACCCGGGGTGAACAATTCTTTTTTGTGAATGAAAGGTTTATTAAAAGCAGCTACCTTAACCATGCGGTGATGTCTGCCTACGAAAAATTATTGCCCGATCAAACTTACCCTTTTTACCTTATTTTTATTGACATAGAGCCCAACAGGATTGATGTCAATGTGCATCCTACCAAACAGGAAATTAAATTCGACAACGAACAGGTCGTTTATACTTTTGTCAAAACTACAGTTTCACGAGCTTTGGGGATGAATAATATTTCCCCAACGCTGGATTTTGAAAATGAAATCAATCCGGCTATTTTTAATCTGCAAACAAACGAAAACCCCGAAAGAGCGTTAAAAAACAATTTAAGAACAGATAACGGCTATAAAAACACTGAAAAAAAAGAGGTGCCCGGCTATCAGCATAACAAAAAAAACATCCCTGCCAATTGGGAAGAACTATATCGTACCCATACTATTGACACAGAACAAAATGAAAATATTTCACTGCTGCCCGAAAACGGCAATCAGCAGCAGAACTCTCAGCAAAGCATCATTTTACCCGGAACCGACCATGCTAACCAGGAATTGCACGAACAGGTAGCGCCTGTTCAACTTCACAATACCTACGTGCTTAGTTCCATAAAATCGGGGTTTATCCTGATAGACCAACAAGCGGCCTCCGAACGTATCTTGTACGAACGCTATCAAAAAGCCTTGTCAAAAGAAAAACCAAACCATACTCAACAGTTATTGTTTCCTCAAAATATTGACCTTTCAAGACCTGATGCTGAATTGTTAAAGCAAATTCTGCCCGACATTAACACACTTGGCTATGATATTGCGGCTTTTGGCCCTCATAACTTTGTGTTGCGGGGCATCCCTTCCGATACCCGACAGGCAGGAAAAGAACAACAAATTATCGAACAACTGCTCGAACAGTTTAAACTTCATTTGTCAGACCTGAAAACCGGCAACCGAGATGTACTGGCTTTTACGATGGCGCGAAGCAATTCAATTAAAAAAGGGGAGAAATTGCCCTTCGAACAACTTCAAATGTTAGTTGACCAGTTATTTGCCTGCGAAATGCCCTATTTTACTCCCAACGGAAAACCTACCTTAGTGAGGTATTCACTCGAAGAGGTCGAAAAACAATTTGAGCGAAAAAAGAGTTAG
- a CDS encoding aspartate-semialdehyde dehydrogenase — MKVAVVGATGLVGKVMLKVLQERNFPVTQIIPIASEASVGNKVVFNGKEAAVVSMEDGLFNKPEVALFSAGAGVSLNMAPRFAEIGTTVIDNSSAWRMHENIKLVVPEVNGEVLTREDKIIANPNCSTIQMVMALSPLHQAFKIKRIVVSTYQAVTGTGKEAVVQLKNERSGIEEEKVYPYNIDLNCLPHCDVFTENGYTKEEMKLVNETRKILNDYSIQVTATAVRVPVLGGHSESVNVEFERDYGSIDEVRRMLNEMPGVVVMDNISQNIYPMPLYQQNKDEVFVGRIRRDESQPNTLNMWIVSDNLRKGAATNAIQIAEYLIAKNLLG; from the coding sequence ATGAAAGTAGCAGTTGTTGGTGCAACGGGGTTAGTGGGTAAAGTGATGCTAAAGGTTTTGCAGGAACGCAATTTTCCGGTAACGCAAATTATTCCCATTGCTTCGGAGGCTTCTGTAGGGAATAAAGTGGTGTTTAACGGTAAAGAAGCTGCGGTAGTGAGTATGGAAGACGGATTGTTTAACAAACCCGAAGTAGCATTGTTTTCTGCCGGTGCAGGGGTATCACTTAATATGGCACCGCGTTTTGCAGAGATTGGAACAACGGTGATTGACAATTCATCAGCATGGCGAATGCACGAGAACATTAAGTTGGTGGTGCCCGAAGTAAATGGAGAAGTGCTGACCCGTGAAGATAAAATAATTGCAAATCCCAATTGTTCCACTATTCAAATGGTGATGGCGCTCAGCCCGCTCCATCAGGCATTTAAAATCAAACGCATTGTAGTCAGTACTTATCAGGCAGTAACCGGAACGGGTAAAGAGGCAGTTGTTCAACTGAAAAATGAGCGCAGCGGAATTGAGGAGGAAAAGGTTTACCCTTACAATATTGACCTAAATTGTCTTCCGCATTGCGATGTGTTTACCGAAAACGGCTATACAAAAGAAGAAATGAAACTAGTCAATGAAACCCGCAAAATTCTGAATGATTACAGTATTCAGGTAACAGCAACAGCAGTTCGTGTGCCCGTTTTAGGGGGTCATTCCGAATCGGTCAATGTGGAGTTTGAACGCGATTATGGAAGCATTGACGAAGTCCGCCGAATGTTGAACGAAATGCCGGGTGTTGTTGTGATGGACAATATCAGCCAGAATATCTACCCTATGCCGTTATATCAGCAAAACAAAGATGAGGTTTTTGTCGGCCGTATCCGCAGGGATGAATCACAGCCCAATACCTTAAATATGTGGATTGTTTCAGATAATCTTAGAAAGGGAGCAGCAACCAACGCCATCCAAATTGCCGAGTATCTGATTGCTAAAAACTTATTGGGGTAA
- a CDS encoding PP2C family protein-serine/threonine phosphatase: protein MQFKRYYTLLIVGITAYILATLCVIYEVTPFIITELELNIMVATTAITHLLFYNINSWNKYLFNVHRLFTRIIIFGVTIIIISAIVAWAELEMLLSPAGMRGVKMLILYGVMSYFLYALTMMRKLMFVRRSIRAERQWQAFFIILLISAIAGLPWSFLTGLIRTTVYFIAFIAAISLLNRIKWVAELTRRDKWVIVFYLLIANLIHLAAFQIVYNTEGLEYVIKLPIYHNLFGTILIGAVSAYCLFALLSLLFTLPVSSVIEEQMAEINRFQEIGLALQRRESSIDMYHRLFEVCLKNTSANAGWLLMRPLKSDETCHFVDISSEQIWRINLWMNFKDMVKSEPAKGYHYFPDLDKYDIFSEKETPYKSLLVLPVFTKPNYCEGVICLTKGFAEGFDEHTIKGCLSFINQAKLALENSELTKETIRSARFKEELEIATNVQQALLPKTFPDSEYLDIAVFNEPAKEIGGDYYDYAQSNDRHISVIMADVSGKGASAAFHMAQMKGIFQSLMQLNLSASDFMLMSNRSVSRCLEKNQFITAVYVLFDLESNQLTYARAGHNPMLYYHAGEKQADYIEGEGLGLGIIRNRSYSRFIGVTNIQLQQGDVLVLYTDGLVEGRKTESAEEQYGYENLKNCVISNAHLPAKDITEAIYKDYAAFTINSDYRDDTSIMVIKINRLNDSWESDENTEIEDNLSTSRFLPEMDDYRHF from the coding sequence ATGCAGTTTAAACGATACTATACCCTCCTGATTGTTGGCATAACCGCTTACATACTCGCTACCTTGTGTGTCATTTATGAGGTAACTCCATTTATTATTACAGAGTTGGAGTTGAATATCATGGTTGCGACGACGGCAATTACCCATCTTTTGTTTTACAACATCAATTCGTGGAACAAGTATTTGTTTAATGTTCATCGTTTGTTCACGCGCATTATCATATTTGGCGTTACCATTATTATAATTTCAGCCATAGTTGCCTGGGCGGAGTTGGAAATGTTATTGTCGCCTGCGGGTATGCGAGGGGTGAAGATGTTGATTTTGTATGGGGTGATGAGTTACTTTTTGTATGCCCTCACTATGATGCGCAAGCTGATGTTTGTGCGGCGCAGTATCAGGGCAGAACGCCAATGGCAGGCCTTTTTTATAATTTTGCTGATAAGTGCCATAGCCGGGCTGCCCTGGAGCTTTTTGACCGGTTTAATCAGAACAACCGTTTATTTCATAGCCTTTATAGCCGCTATCAGTTTGCTTAACCGCATTAAATGGGTAGCAGAACTTACCCGTCGCGATAAATGGGTGATTGTTTTTTACCTGCTTATTGCCAACCTGATTCATTTAGCCGCCTTTCAGATTGTCTATAACACAGAAGGGTTGGAATATGTCATCAAACTACCCATCTATCATAACCTGTTCGGAACCATATTGATTGGTGCGGTTTCGGCCTATTGTCTTTTTGCCTTATTATCTTTGCTGTTTACGCTGCCGGTATCCTCAGTAATCGAAGAGCAAATGGCCGAAATCAACAGGTTTCAGGAAATCGGACTTGCGCTTCAACGCCGCGAAAGCAGCATAGATATGTATCATCGCTTGTTTGAAGTCTGTTTGAAAAACACCTCGGCAAATGCGGGCTGGCTGTTGATGCGTCCCTTAAAAAGTGATGAAACCTGCCATTTTGTAGATATTTCGAGCGAGCAGATCTGGCGTATTAATCTTTGGATGAATTTTAAGGATATGGTCAAATCAGAACCTGCAAAAGGTTATCATTATTTTCCTGATTTAGACAAATATGACATTTTCTCTGAAAAAGAAACCCCCTACAAATCATTGCTGGTTTTGCCTGTATTTACCAAACCTAATTACTGCGAAGGAGTTATTTGTCTGACAAAAGGATTTGCCGAAGGATTTGATGAACATACCATTAAAGGTTGCCTGAGTTTTATCAATCAAGCCAAATTGGCTTTGGAAAATTCAGAACTGACCAAAGAAACCATCCGGTCGGCACGGTTTAAAGAAGAACTGGAAATTGCCACCAATGTACAACAGGCCTTATTGCCCAAAACATTTCCGGATTCGGAGTATTTGGATATCGCCGTTTTTAACGAACCTGCCAAAGAAATCGGAGGAGATTATTATGATTACGCGCAATCAAATGACCGGCATATCTCCGTCATTATGGCGGATGTTTCAGGAAAAGGGGCTTCTGCCGCTTTTCACATGGCACAAATGAAAGGCATCTTTCAATCCCTGATGCAACTCAATTTATCCGCCTCCGATTTTATGCTGATGTCCAATCGGTCTGTTTCCCGATGTCTTGAAAAAAACCAGTTTATAACAGCCGTATATGTCCTTTTTGACTTAGAGTCCAATCAGCTCACTTATGCCAGAGCAGGCCATAACCCTATGTTGTATTACCATGCCGGTGAAAAACAGGCAGATTATATTGAAGGTGAAGGATTGGGACTCGGCATTATCAGAAACCGAAGCTATTCGAGATTTATCGGAGTAACCAATATACAACTTCAGCAGGGTGATGTCCTCGTGCTTTATACTGACGGGCTGGTTGAGGGTAGAAAAACAGAAAGTGCCGAAGAACAATACGGATACGAAAATCTTAAAAACTGTGTCATCAGCAATGCTCATCTCCCTGCAAAAGACATTACCGAGGCCATCTATAAAGACTATGCTGCATTTACAATCAACAGCGACTACCGCGATGACACCTCTATTATGGTCATCAAAATAAACCGGCTGAACGATTCCTGGGAGTCTGATGAAAACACAGAAATTGAAGACAATTTGAGCACGTCCAGATTTTTGCCGGAAATGGATGATTACCGTCATTTCTGA
- the rpiB gene encoding ribose 5-phosphate isomerase B → MLQEKPAIAIGADHAGFEYKEAILNHLKQQGYLVEDMGTYSADSVDYPDFSHPVAEAVEKGTADLGILICGSANGVAMAANKHAGVRAAICWQLEIARLARTHNDANIICLPARFVALPYAIQMTELFLQTSFEGGRHQQRVNKIACR, encoded by the coding sequence ATGTTACAAGAGAAGCCAGCAATTGCAATAGGTGCCGATCATGCCGGATTTGAATACAAAGAAGCCATTCTCAACCACCTGAAACAACAAGGGTATTTGGTTGAAGATATGGGTACTTATAGTGCTGATTCAGTAGATTATCCTGATTTTTCACACCCTGTTGCCGAAGCGGTGGAAAAAGGAACCGCTGATTTGGGCATCTTGATTTGTGGCAGTGCGAATGGTGTTGCTATGGCTGCCAACAAACATGCCGGAGTTCGGGCGGCAATATGTTGGCAATTAGAGATTGCAAGGCTTGCCCGAACCCATAACGATGCCAACATTATCTGTCTTCCTGCCCGTTTTGTCGCTCTGCCTTATGCCATCCAAATGACCGAATTATTTTTACAAACCTCTTTTGAGGGAGGGCGGCATCAACAACGGGTGAACAAAATAGCTTGCCGGTGA
- a CDS encoding T9SS type A sorting domain-containing protein — MKTLYTCFFSACCLIITLFLLLVSSVSIQAQTEDPCVTGGYFLSTTSTDVTCYGANNGTATVASSGCNCVFSGCLFLWEDGQQTHTAINLTAGVYEVTITHPNGCIMDTFVVVNQPESFISEAIAVNPLCPGGSDGSAQIIPTATAGPLTYEWTNGDTTDLISGVGAGTYLVTVTNFIGCRIVREINIEDPLAPQLDVVVQKSCAGSNSGSAEVMIIGGSPPFTYLWNDSAECPYQQAENLPAGDYTVWVTDANGCEYETTATVENFSEIPLETAIQDACFGADNGSVNILVDGSATFPLTYYWNNMPITGSPGGVSLTGLAPGTYEFSMTDGNGCGFSQTITIAENMLPATIIGPTAPVCPNQSVQLSTTFGASSYVWSPSSGLDNPNSPSPTATVDQTTTYLVEITSDAGCISTAAFTINVNSAPELTINAWDNTICQGESTQLVAMVSGGASSFSWIPVTGLSSATTNAPFASPNETTNYVVVVTNASGCTSSAEVLITVEDCTGIDPTIKSEFVNIYPNPASNGQFTLLLNETFAHSELTASVFNTNGQLILTRHFNSSGNTNLPLHLTDFPAGLYYLQLQSEHTQIVEKLIVR; from the coding sequence ATGAAAACTTTATACACCTGCTTTTTCTCTGCTTGTTGTCTTATCATAACCCTGTTTTTACTGTTAGTTTCATCTGTTTCCATTCAGGCACAAACAGAAGACCCTTGTGTTACGGGAGGTTATTTTTTATCCACAACCTCAACCGATGTTACCTGCTATGGCGCTAATAACGGAACTGCAACTGTTGCAAGTTCTGGTTGCAATTGTGTGTTCAGCGGCTGTTTGTTTTTATGGGAAGATGGTCAGCAAACCCATACCGCAATCAACCTCACCGCAGGGGTCTATGAGGTTACCATCACACACCCCAACGGTTGCATCATGGATACTTTTGTAGTGGTTAACCAACCCGAATCATTTATCAGTGAAGCAATAGCTGTCAATCCGCTTTGTCCGGGCGGTTCGGATGGAAGCGCGCAAATCATACCGACCGCTACAGCCGGCCCTCTTACCTATGAATGGACAAACGGAGATACAACTGACCTCATTTCCGGAGTTGGTGCCGGAACATATCTGGTTACGGTTACCAATTTTATAGGGTGCAGGATTGTCAGAGAAATAAACATAGAAGATCCTTTGGCTCCTCAGTTGGATGTGGTCGTTCAAAAATCATGTGCCGGCAGCAATTCAGGTTCTGCCGAGGTAATGATAATCGGCGGTAGCCCTCCCTTTACCTACTTATGGAACGATTCAGCAGAATGTCCTTATCAACAAGCAGAAAATCTGCCCGCAGGTGATTATACCGTTTGGGTTACCGATGCTAATGGTTGTGAATACGAAACAACTGCCACTGTTGAAAATTTCAGTGAAATTCCCCTTGAAACTGCCATTCAGGACGCATGTTTTGGTGCTGATAATGGGTCAGTTAATATCTTAGTAGATGGCTCAGCCACTTTCCCACTGACCTATTACTGGAACAATATGCCCATTACCGGAAGCCCGGGCGGAGTTTCTTTAACAGGGTTAGCTCCGGGAACTTATGAATTTAGTATGACCGATGGCAATGGTTGCGGCTTTTCCCAAACTATCACGATTGCTGAAAATATGCTGCCGGCAACTATTATTGGTCCCACAGCCCCTGTTTGCCCTAATCAATCTGTACAACTTTCCACCACTTTTGGCGCAAGTTCTTATGTTTGGTCTCCTTCTTCAGGATTGGACAATCCCAATAGCCCGTCTCCAACAGCAACAGTTGACCAAACTACTACTTATCTGGTAGAAATCACCTCTGATGCCGGTTGTATTTCTACTGCGGCTTTCACCATAAATGTAAATAGTGCCCCGGAATTGACCATCAATGCCTGGGACAATACAATTTGTCAGGGAGAAAGCACACAGTTGGTTGCAATGGTGTCTGGCGGAGCAAGCTCATTTTCATGGATACCGGTAACAGGGCTGAGCAGTGCTACCACCAACGCTCCTTTTGCAAGTCCCAATGAAACCACCAATTATGTTGTTGTGGTTACCAATGCAAGTGGGTGTACTTCTTCGGCAGAAGTATTGATTACTGTTGAAGACTGCACAGGAATAGACCCAACTATCAAGTCTGAATTCGTTAATATCTATCCCAATCCGGCAAGCAATGGTCAATTTACCCTGTTATTAAATGAAACATTCGCTCATTCAGAGTTGACTGCATCTGTTTTCAACACCAATGGTCAGTTGATACTCACCAGGCATTTTAATTCTTCAGGCAATACAAATTTACCGCTTCATCTGACCGATTTCCCGGCTGGATTATACTACCTGCAATTGCAATCTGAACATACTCAAATTGTTGAAAAGCTGATAGTCAGATAG
- a CDS encoding WD40 repeat domain-containing protein — MNRAEHLNSDALETLYRLNNPTESFRIAAQSWKLYPNHNAHEALLKAYFSDVFELEGAFYTTPFYQTVHSFSQTVYNAAFSQDGQYLIADAGQKAILIKNTNRVVSELSAHKSTIYSVGFTPTGRYPFTTSQDFSALIYDHSGNILVSLKGHRAPVYDLDVSADGNTIATAGWDGTVKLWNWNGEEINSLVPGNKMELLTIARFSPEGNYLITSDGFQIAVFDLNNAAKPIYTISQKNDTYTDIALSKSRNIFASSTVYGAIDIYEITGKYLTTLYGHSASVRKVAFSSDGKYMVTASADKTAIIWDASWTAKVVLRGHSAPLYRATFSEDGLYILTTAEDGTARLWNWKSGQILPLPQNKELTTYFSPDGEHIITVGPNYNVKVWNWQGNLSEDVQVPVNTIAYAFYPPNRLATATQKDYETIINNLKNEQLVTLSGNSAKGFNVWFSPDEAHFVTADKNGNVQIWDQNGKRLANVNAHTDWLTDATFSANNKYFATASFDHTAKVWNFAGEHIATLDGHGKTVNSVRFSPNGLQLLTTSKNEKAILWNLNQSAKATPETIFAPFSGELFDAAFSPDGGYLAIAAQSGTASLWNKKGQPIVNLKAALPSQKLQQIRFSPDGRFLATVAPKMAPLRWPINPEALLESAEKRGIEPFTESELKWYESDND, encoded by the coding sequence ATGAACAGGGCCGAACATCTTAATTCTGATGCTCTGGAAACCCTCTACCGGCTGAACAATCCAACAGAAAGCTTTAGAATTGCAGCGCAATCATGGAAACTTTATCCGAATCACAATGCACACGAAGCACTTCTCAAAGCCTATTTCTCAGATGTGTTTGAGTTGGAAGGAGCTTTTTACACCACCCCTTTTTACCAAACGGTGCATTCCTTTTCTCAAACAGTTTACAATGCGGCTTTCTCACAGGATGGGCAATACCTGATTGCTGATGCCGGCCAAAAAGCTATCCTTATCAAAAATACAAACAGAGTGGTTTCAGAGTTGTCTGCCCACAAGTCCACAATTTATTCAGTAGGTTTTACTCCTACCGGCCGTTATCCTTTTACCACATCACAGGATTTTAGTGCACTTATTTATGACCATAGTGGCAATATTTTGGTTTCACTTAAAGGACACCGTGCTCCTGTTTATGATCTTGATGTTTCTGCCGATGGTAATACGATTGCAACAGCAGGTTGGGATGGCACTGTTAAGCTTTGGAACTGGAATGGAGAAGAAATCAATTCATTAGTTCCGGGAAACAAAATGGAACTTTTGACTATTGCACGATTTTCTCCCGAAGGAAACTATCTCATTACTTCCGACGGCTTTCAAATTGCAGTTTTCGACCTCAACAATGCCGCTAAACCAATCTACACTATTTCACAAAAGAATGATACTTATACCGATATTGCACTATCTAAATCGCGCAATATATTTGCCTCAAGTACGGTCTATGGTGCAATTGATATTTATGAAATAACCGGTAAATATCTGACTACGCTTTACGGACATTCTGCATCGGTTAGAAAGGTTGCTTTTTCTTCTGACGGAAAATACATGGTTACTGCATCTGCCGACAAAACTGCGATCATTTGGGATGCCAGCTGGACAGCGAAAGTAGTTCTGCGGGGACATTCTGCACCCTTATATCGGGCAACGTTTTCTGAAGACGGTCTATACATTTTAACAACTGCTGAAGATGGCACAGCGCGGTTATGGAATTGGAAATCGGGTCAAATACTACCACTACCTCAAAATAAAGAACTAACCACCTATTTCTCGCCCGATGGGGAACATATCATTACCGTTGGACCCAATTATAATGTCAAAGTTTGGAACTGGCAAGGCAACCTGTCCGAAGATGTTCAGGTTCCCGTGAATACCATTGCCTATGCCTTTTACCCACCAAATAGACTGGCTACCGCAACTCAAAAAGATTACGAAACCATCATCAACAATCTTAAAAACGAACAACTCGTTACATTATCCGGAAATTCTGCCAAAGGTTTTAACGTGTGGTTTTCGCCGGACGAAGCTCATTTTGTTACTGCCGATAAAAACGGAAATGTTCAAATCTGGGATCAAAATGGCAAGCGCTTGGCTAATGTAAATGCACATACAGATTGGCTGACCGATGCCACATTTTCAGCAAACAACAAGTATTTTGCTACTGCATCATTTGACCATACTGCCAAAGTCTGGAACTTTGCCGGAGAACATATTGCCACGCTTGACGGTCATGGTAAAACAGTGAACTCTGTTCGCTTTTCACCAAACGGGCTTCAGCTTCTCACTACTTCAAAAAACGAAAAGGCAATTCTCTGGAACTTGAATCAATCTGCCAAAGCTACACCTGAGACTATTTTTGCCCCTTTTAGCGGAGAGTTGTTTGACGCAGCATTTTCACCCGATGGCGGGTATTTGGCAATAGCAGCCCAATCCGGAACCGCTTCTTTGTGGAACAAAAAAGGGCAACCCATTGTCAACCTGAAAGCTGCCTTGCCTTCGCAAAAACTACAACAGATTAGATTTTCACCCGATGGCAGATTTCTTGCGACGGTTGCTCCAAAAATGGCTCCTTTAAGATGGCCTATAAATCCCGAGGCACTTTTAGAATCGGCAGAAAAAAGGGGAATCGAACCTTTTACCGAATCTGAACTTAAATGGTACGAATCGGACAATGATTGA
- a CDS encoding rhomboid family intramembrane serine protease — protein MFTLWMFGSVLENIWGGKRFLTFYLLTGLGAAFLYSLTSYFELLPDINLMNAFLNNPGSDSLLNLTQNHRFVVSEGFNYDIYKQYLGFEENFSKFANAPDNKLLLNDMVRFIHDYKEYFLNLRVAVGASGAVYGLLMAYGIMFPNQLLYVYFLIPIKAKYLVIILGLAELFLGMRNSPGDNVAHYAHLGGMLFGFILLRFWKQRRIY, from the coding sequence ATGTTCACCCTTTGGATGTTTGGTTCGGTATTGGAAAATATCTGGGGGGGTAAACGTTTTTTGACTTTTTACCTCCTGACCGGGCTCGGCGCAGCCTTTCTTTACTCCCTTACTTCATATTTTGAATTGCTCCCCGATATCAACCTGATGAATGCTTTTCTCAATAATCCCGGTAGCGACTCCTTACTCAATTTAACCCAAAACCACCGCTTTGTGGTCAGCGAAGGTTTTAATTATGACATCTATAAACAATACCTTGGTTTTGAAGAAAACTTTTCAAAGTTTGCCAATGCCCCCGACAACAAACTCCTGCTCAATGATATGGTTCGGTTTATCCACGACTATAAAGAATATTTCCTTAATCTTCGCGTGGCAGTAGGGGCATCGGGAGCCGTCTATGGATTGTTGATGGCCTATGGCATCATGTTCCCCAATCAATTGCTCTATGTTTATTTCCTGATTCCCATCAAAGCCAAATATTTAGTGATTATTCTTGGATTAGCAGAACTGTTTTTAGGCATGAGAAACAGCCCGGGCGATAATGTGGCGCATTATGCACATTTAGGGGGTATGTTGTTTGGATTTATCTTGCTTCGATTTTGGAAACAACGGAGAATTTATTAA
- a CDS encoding DUF3108 domain-containing protein — protein sequence MNFYILLIAGWLSFLNTPSASRLSDINEQKDEQDSQLVCDLSNGTFQAGEKATFNVYYNWTAVWMNAGKATFEIKSENLYGKPVYHIISEGKTHRTFDWFYKVRDRYETYMDPATLKPLKFVRDVNEGGFTINHLYSFDHKKKEAFIHYHKRKGKTQLENKTVSITNCTQDLLSAVYAARCIDYSNMNKGDVFNVELFLDGAIYPVHARYLGKETLKTEFGKFRCVKFAPLLLEGDVFKGGEMMTVWVTDDANRLPLYVESPLSVGYVKVYLTDFSGLRNPMDAKVK from the coding sequence ATGAATTTTTATATTCTTCTAATCGCAGGATGGCTGTCCTTTTTAAACACTCCATCTGCTTCAAGGCTTAGTGATATTAATGAACAAAAAGATGAGCAAGATAGTCAATTAGTTTGCGATTTATCTAACGGCACTTTTCAAGCTGGCGAAAAAGCAACTTTCAACGTTTATTACAACTGGACTGCCGTTTGGATGAATGCCGGAAAGGCTACCTTTGAAATTAAGTCGGAAAATTTATATGGAAAACCGGTCTATCACATCATTAGCGAAGGTAAAACCCATCGCACTTTTGACTGGTTTTACAAAGTAAGGGACAGATATGAAACATATATGGACCCGGCTACTCTTAAACCGTTAAAGTTTGTTCGGGATGTAAATGAAGGGGGATTTACCATCAATCACCTCTATAGTTTTGACCACAAGAAAAAAGAGGCCTTTATTCATTATCACAAACGCAAAGGCAAAACCCAACTCGAAAACAAAACGGTTTCCATCACCAACTGCACCCAAGACCTGCTTTCAGCAGTTTATGCCGCCCGTTGTATTGATTACAGCAATATGAACAAAGGCGATGTGTTTAATGTGGAGTTGTTTTTAGACGGGGCCATCTATCCGGTTCATGCCCGCTATTTGGGTAAAGAAACGCTTAAAACCGAATTCGGTAAGTTTCGTTGCGTAAAATTTGCCCCTTTGTTGTTGGAAGGAGATGTGTTTAAAGGAGGTGAAATGATGACGGTTTGGGTAACAGACGATGCCAACAGGTTGCCTTTGTATGTTGAGTCACCTTTGAGTGTGGGCTATGTAAAGGTCTATCTTACCGATTTTAGCGGGCTTCGCAATCCGATGGATGCCAAGGTAAAATAA